A genome region from Arachis duranensis cultivar V14167 chromosome 8, aradu.V14167.gnm2.J7QH, whole genome shotgun sequence includes the following:
- the LOC107459974 gene encoding uncharacterized protein LOC107459974, producing MLAYGIAADAVDDYVRIRESTTIECLKKIVEGVILVFEDEYLRKPNPNDVRRLLQMAEGHDFPGMLVFDDILNDRALEVNYTINGNNYTMGYYLADDIYPKCAIFVKSISKPQGEKRKLFAQYQEGQRKDVEQAFGVLQARFAIIRGPARFWKKKKLANIMRACIILHNMIVEDERDTYAGNFAQGLEYDDVKNALSQPQLGEEDFAPYHQFL from the exons ATGTTAGCATATGGCATAGCAGCTGATGCTGTTGATGATTATGTGCGCATACGCGAGAGCACTACAATTGAATGcttgaaaaaaattgttgaaGGTGTCATTTTGGTGTTTGAGGATGAATACTTGCGAAAACCAAATCCAAATGATGTTCGACGCCTGCTACAAATGGCGGAGGGTCATGACTTTCCTGGCATGTTGG TGTTCGATGATATTCTAAATGACCGTGCTCTGGAGGTAAATTATACTATTAATGGTAACAATTATACTATGGGATACTATTTAGCAGACGATATTTATCCTAAATGCGCCATATTTGTCAAATCAATCTCAAAGCCACAAGGGGAGAAACGCAAGTTATTTGCACAATACCAAGAAGGGCAAAGAAAAGATGTGGAGCAAGCATTCGGAGTGTTGCAAGCACGCTTTGCAATTATACGTGGTCCAGCTCGcttttggaaaaagaaaaaacttgcCAACATAATGAGAGCTTGTATTATATTGCATAATATGATTGTTGAGGATGAAAGAGACACTTATGCAGGAAATTTTGCTCAAGGCTTAGAGTATGATGATGTCAAAAATGCCTTATCACAACCTCAGTTGGGAGAAGAAGATTTTGCACCATACCATCAATTTCTTTAA
- the LOC107460097 gene encoding zinc finger protein ENHYDROUS gives MTTEPPPMPLSGEEAATLSALDLETAPQPPAPPLKKKRNLPGMPDPDAEVIALSPKTLLATNRFVCEICNKGFQRDQNLQLHRRGHNLPWKLRQRATKEVRKRVYVCPEPSCVHHNPSRALGDLTGIKKHFCRKHGEKKLKCERCSKKYAVQSDWKAHMKTCGTREYRCGCGTLFSRRDSFVTHRAFCDALAEESAKAQTLSTDDKDGVGAGVTAASSSSPPQPPLTPSTSVVSPTLSIQSSEIPENATRLSPPTTCVAKAVTTSTVLATVLASSAGAAAPSTTSFPNVTAATSLSLSVPLYLSNNVNDPRHHYTACPQPSTTAALSATALLQKAAQMGAASSNTSLLRGLGLATSSTGYHPQDESGIDNPIMQWNMSSHVKQENPSLADHNLGLGLPCGDPGFADVMMGSPPMTRDLLGLGIGGNGGDNVSRGGLSALLTSFGGNFDSSGDAGGVRHQ, from the exons ATGACGACGGAGCCACCACCAATGCCACTTTCCGGCGAGGAAGCCGCCACCTTATCGGCTTTGGACTTAGAAACAGCACCTCAACCACCCGCACCTCCCCTAAAAAAGAAGCGAAACCTCCCTGGAATGCCAG ATCCGGATGCTGAGGTGATTGCTTTGTCGCCAAAGACGCTGTTAGCGACGAACCGTTTCGTGTGCGAGATCTGCAACAAGGGGTTCCAGAGGGACCAGAATCTCCAGCTCCACCGGCGGGGACACAACCTCCCGTGGAAGCTCCGGCAGCGTGCCACCAAGGAGGTACGAAAGAGGGTGTACGTGTGCCCCGAACCTTCGTGTGTCCACCACAATCCTTCCAGGGCGCTCGGCGACCTCACCGGCATCAAGAAGCACTTCTGCAGAAAGCACGGCGAGAAGAAGCTCAAATGCGAACGTTGCTCAAAGAAATACGCCGTTCAGTCCGATTGGAAGGCACACATGAAGACCTGCGGAACCAGAGAGTACAGATGCGGTTGCGGAACCTTGTTCTCtag GAGGGATAGCTTTGTTACGCATAGAGCTTTTTGCGATGCGTTAGCTGAAGAGAGTGCTAAGGCTCAAACCCTAAGCACTGATGACAAGGACGGTGTTGGTGCTGGTGTGACTGCGGCTTCTTCTTCATCGCCGCCGCAGCCGCCGCTTACTCCGTCGACTTCGGTGGTGTCTCCGACTCTGTCAATTCAGAGCTCAG AAATTCCGGAAAATGCGACGAGGCTGTCACCGCCAACAACGTGTGTTGCGAAAGCTGTGACAACTAGCACTGTTCTTGCAACTGTGTTGGCATCCTCAGCCGGAGCAGCAGCACCATCAACCACCTCATTCCCCAACGTCACGGCAGCCACGTCACTCTCCCTCTCCGTGCCACTCTATCTCTCCAACAACGTTAACGACCCTCGCCATCACTACACTGCATGTCCACAGCCATCAACAACAGCTGCACTGTCTGCCACCGCATTGCTCCAGAAGGCAGCTCAAATGGGTGCAGCTTCTTCCAACACGTCGCTTCTTCGAGGTTTAGGCTTAGCCACGTCATCTACGGGATATCATCCTCAAGACGAGAGCGGCATTGACAACCCAATAATGCAATGGAACATGAGCAGCCATGTGAAGCAAGAGAATCCGAGTTTGGCAGATCATAACCTTGGGCTTGGACTTCCATGTGGGGATCCGGGTTTTGCAGATGTGATGATGGGGTCCCCTCCCATGACCCGGGATCTTCTTGGTCTTGGAATCGGTGGCAATGGCGGTGATAATGTTAGCAGGGGTGGTCTTTCTGCTTTATTAACCTCTTTTGGAGGGAACTTCGATTCATCTGGAGATGCAGGTGGAGTTCGCCACCAGTAG